In the Quercus lobata isolate SW786 chromosome 5, ValleyOak3.0 Primary Assembly, whole genome shotgun sequence genome, one interval contains:
- the LOC115992072 gene encoding transcription factor MYB114-like: MASMADRSIKREVKAMEAINSVSTKKEFNKGAWTAEEDRKLAEVIAIHGAKRWTIIATKAGLNRCGKSCRLRWLNYLRPNIKRGNISDQEEDLILRLHKLLGNRWSLIAGRLPGRTDNEIKNYWNSHLSKKLRQKEKQSGAATRDSYTVQENREEEKVNEEMSGEENTSKGVDDSKSDFDVDEFFDFSNETTLNLEWVSQFLELDQGFSDVS, translated from the exons ATGGCTTCCATGGCAGATAGGTCTATTAAAAGAGAAGTGAAGGCAATGGAAGCCATTAATAGTGTTTCAACTAAGAAGGAATTCAACAAGGGAGCATGGACAGCTGAGGAAGATAGAAAACTGGCTGAGGTTATTGCAATCCATGGTGCTAAAAGGTGGACGATAATTGCAACTAAAGCAG GTCTTAACCGATGCGGCAAGAGTTGCAGGCTAAGATGGTTGAATTACTTGAGGCCTAACATCAAGAGAGGAAACATATCAGACCAAGAAGAGGATTTGATACTTAGGCTCCACAAACTACTTGGAAACAG GTGGTCTTTGATAGCCGGAAGATTACCCGGTCGAACAGATAATGAGATAAAGAACTACTGGAATTCTCATTTGAGCAAGAAGTTACGGCAGAAGGAGAAGCAAAGTGGAGCTGCAACAAGAGATAGCTATACCGTTCAGGAAAATAGGGAGGAAGAGAAAGTCAATGAAGAAATGAGTGGAGAGGAGAATACATCTAAAGGAGTTGATGACTCAAAAAGTGACTTTGATGTGGATGAGTTCTTTGATTTCTCTAATGAGACTACTTTGAATTTAGAGTGGGTTAGCCAATTCCTTGAACTTGATCAGGGCTTCAGTGATGTTTCATAA